From Nocardia sp. NBC_00416:
GGGCCTGCCGCACGACGCGGTGAGCGATCTGGTGGATTTCGCCGCCGACCATGTCGTGCCCCGGCTGCCGATCACCGACCGGATGGTGCGGATCGGCTTCCAGATGCTCGATCCGGTGAAGACCGCCAAAGCGCGGATAGATTTCCTGCGCCAGCTGCACGATCGCGAGGCGCTGCTGCCCAAGGAACGCCAGCGGCGGTTCCTGGCCAGCGAGGGGTGGATCGGTTACGCCGGGCCCGCGGCGGCCGACCTGCTGAAACAGTTCGTCGTGCACAACCGGATGATGCTGGGTGGCTTCGTCATCCGCGATCAGCCCATCTCCCTGGCCGATTTGAAATGCCCGATCCTGGCTTTCGTCGGCGAGGTCGACGAGATCGGCCAGCCGGCGGCGGTGCGCGGTATCGTGCGGGCCGCGCCACGCGCCGAAGTGTACGAATCCACCGTGGTGTCGGGGCATTTCGGTCTGGTCGCGGGCTCCGTGGCGACCAGGTTCACCTGGCCGCAGGTTCGTGACTGGGTGGGCTGGGTCGATGGGAGCAACCCGTTGCCGGAGGAGATCGTGCCCATGTCGGAGCATGTGCCCGCGGGAGCGCCGCGGACCGCCCTGCTGCGCGCGGTGCACACCGTGGCGGCACTCGCCGAGGCCGGCGCCGAGATCGGCCGGACCATCGAACATATCGCCGGGAATACGCTGCGCGGTTCGGTCGGAGTGGTCGAGGGCGCCGCGCGGACCCTGCCCCGGCTGACCCGGCTCGGCACGATCGAGCCGCAGACCCGGATCTCCATCGGCGGGCTCATGGCCGAGCAGGCCCGCCGCTCGCCGGGCGGCGAATGCTTCCTGTTCGACGACCGGGTGCACACCCACGCCGCCGTCGATATCCGGATCGACAATGTGGTGCGCGGACTGATCTCGGTCGGGATCCGCCCCGCGAGTCGCGTCGGGGTGGTGATGGAGACCCGGCCCAGCGCGCTGGTGACCCTGGCGGCGCTGTCCCGGATCGGCGCGGTCGCGGTGCTCATGGCGCCCGAGAGCGATCTGAGCGCCGCACTGGAGCAGACCGGGACCACGATCCTGGTATCCGATCCGGAGAACGTGCGCCACGCGGTCGCCACGGGTGCCCGGGTGCTCGTCCTGGGCGGCGGCGACGCCCGTGGACTGGCCGTTTCCGGCGCCACCGATCTGGTAGATCTGGAGCAGATCGATCCGGAACAGGTGCGGGTGCCGGGCTGGTACCGACCGAATCCGGGACGGGCGCGCGAATTGGCGTTCATTCTGGTCGCCGGGGGCGGCGACCGCCTGGAGGTCAAATACATCACCAACCATCGCTGGGCGCTGTCGGCCTTCGGCACCGCCACGGCCGCCGACCTCGATCACAAGGACACGGTCTACTGCCTGGCGCCGCTGCACCATTCGTCCGGATTGCTGGTGAGTCTGGGCGGCGCTATCGCGGGCGGGAGCCGGATCGCGCTGGCCAGGTCGCTGGATCCGGCGCAATTCGCCGAAGAGGTCCACCGGTACGGGGTCACCGTCGTGACCTATACGTGGACGATGCTGCGGGACATCCTCGACGCCGAGGTCTTCCCCGAAGGTCACGCGCATCCGATCCGATTGTTCATCGGCTCCGGTATGCCCCCGGGACTTTGGCGGCGCACCCTGGAACAGTTCGCGCCGGCCCGAGTCCTGGAGTTCTACGCCTCGATCGAGGGCGATGTGGTGCTGGCGAATGTGCCGGGCGTCAAGTTCGGGTGCAAGGGCCGTCCGGTGCCGGGGACGGCGCGGGTCGAGCTGGTGGCCTATGCCCCGGAGACCGGGCAGGTGCTGGTGGACGAGAACGGGTATGCCCGGCGCTGCGCGGACAACGAGGTGGGGCTGCTCATCGGCTCGGCCGGCGCGACCGTGGACCTGTCCCTGGGCGGGTTACGCGGTGTGTTCGAACCGGAGGACTCCTGGCTGCCCACCGAGAACCTGTTCCGCCGGGACAGCGACGGTGACTACTGGCTGGTCGACCGGATCGACACGGTGATCGGGACCAGGCGCGGACCGGTGTTCACCCAGCCGATCGTCGATGTGCTCAACGATATCGCCGCGGTGGATATGGAAGTCGCCTACGGATTGCCGGCCCGCGACAGTGTTCTGGCCGTTGCCGCGGTGAGCGTGCGACCCGGGTTCCGGCTCGAGCCCGCCGATGTCACCGAGGCCCTGCGCTCACTGGCGCCGGACCAGCGCCCCGACCTGGTGTACGTGGTCGACGATATTGCGCGCAGTCCGTGGTTCCGCCCGTCGGCGCATGCGGTCCAGGCGGCGGGCGGGCCACAGCCCGGCCCGCTCACCTGGTGGTACGACCCTGCCTCGGAGAGTTACGAGGTGCTCACCGAAACCGGTGCGGCCCGGCTGTGACAGGTCGGCGGATCCGCGGCACGGCCGGATCCGCATCGGTAATCGGTGACCGCCTCGAGTATTCGGTCGAGTTGGTCACCGGTGAGCATGGGCCACAGCGGTAACCGCACGATGGTCGCCGCGAATCGGGCGCTGCGGGTGCACGGGACCGGTGTCCGGCCGTATTTGAGGCCCGCCGCGCTGGAATCGAGAGGGACATAGTGGAACGGCGCGACGATCCCTCGTCCGGCGAGATGCCGGATGAGCCCGTCCCGCTCTTCCTCGCTGGGCATCCGGAGATAGAACAGGTGCGCGGTATGCCGCCGGTCCGGCGGGACCGTCATCGGCACGACCCCTTGCTCGGCCGCCCACGCACCGAGCCCGGCCGCATAGGTGTGCCAGACCCGGTGCCGGGCGCGCTGGATGGTGTGGAATTCGGCGAGCTGGGCGTCGAGCACAGCGGCGTTGAGTTCGCTGGGCAGATAACTGGATCCGATGTCCTGCCAGGTGTATTTGTCCACCTTGCCGCGCAGGAACCGGGCCCGGTCGGTGCCTTTCTCCCGGATGATCTCCGCGCGGCCCATCAGGATCTCGTCGGAGAGCAGCAGCGCGCCGCCCTCGCCGCAGTGCACGTTCTTGGTGTCGTGGAAACTCTGGGTGCCCAGCGTGCCGAGAGTGCCCAGGGCGCGGCCGCGCCAGGTGCCGCCGAGGCCGTGAGCGTTGTCCTCGATGAGCGCGATCGCGTGCCGGTCCGCCAGCCGCTGTAGTGCCGCCATATCGGCGGCGACCCCGCCGTAGTGCATGACCACGATCGCCTTGGTGTGGTCGGTGACCGCCGCGGCGGCGGCCTGCGGGTCGATATTTCCGGTGGTCTCGTCGATATCGACGAACACACAGGTCGCGCCGTGCACCGCGAATGCGGCGGCGGCGGAGGTGAAGGCGAAACTCGGCACGATCACCTCGTCGCCGGGACCCAGTTCCAGCAGCAGCGCGGCCAGTTCCAGCGCGTGCGTGCACGAGGTGGTCAGCAGCACATGCGGGGAGCCGGTGATCTCGGCGAGTTTCGCGGACGCCGCCGCGGTGAACGGGCCGTCACCGTGGCAGTGGTCGGAGTCGAGTACGGCCGTCACGTTCGCCAGTTCCGCGGCGGACCGGTAGGGCCGGCTGAAGATGATCCGGTCGCTCATCGCGCGGCCGCCTCGGCGGGTTGCCGCACGGTCGATCGGGGGACCTCGTCGGGTGGCCGGGGGGTGGGTGATTCGACTGTCAGATACAGCGGTTTGCCCACCAGGATGTGCAGCACCACGCCGAGGTATTCGGCGATGAGCCCCAGCGAGAACAGCACCGCGCCCGAACACAGCAGGGTGACGACGACGATCGAGGCCCAGCCCTCGGGATCACCGCCGTCACCGGCCAGCGCGGAATAGATGATCAGGCCGGCGAGGACCGCTCCGGCCAGCGCCAGCGTCACGCCGAGCAGGCTCACCAGTCGCAGACCCCGGGTTCCGGTGCACAGCACCATCTTCCAGAACAGCGAGAACAACCGCCGGTAGTTGTAGCCCGATTCGGCCCGACCCTCGGTGCGCAACCGCACCGGAACCGTCGCCGTCCGGCCGACGACCCAGGTCAGCGCGACGTCGAGATAGGCGCCGTTCCCGGCGACCTCGGCGAGCCGGCGGCCGATATCGCCGCGGATCAGCCGGTAACTCTCGAAGCGGGTCGAGGCGGGGAAGGCGAACAGGGTGGCCAGCACGAGTTTCGCGCCGCGTGAGGTGAGGTTGCGCAGCGGACCGTGCGGGCGGGTGTTGGTGGGCCGGGAGTACACCAGATCCGCACGCTCGCGGTAAGCGGCGTCGAGAAACGCGGCGATATCGCCCGGATCGTGTTGACCGTCCTCGTCCATGGTCACCACCCAGCTGCCCCGCGCGGCGGCCATTCCCGCGATGGTCGCGGCATCCTGACCGTAATTGCGGCTCAACCAGATCACTCGCACTCGCGGGTATTCGCGGGCGAGTCGCTGGAGGGCCAGATCGGACCGGTCGGGACCGTGATCGTGGACGAGCACGATCTCGTCCACCCGGAACCGGAGCCCGCCCGGCGTCTCCGTGGGCGCGGCCAGTGTGTGTAGTTCGCGCACCAGCTCGGCGATGGTCTGCTCACCGCGGTAGACCGGAACCACCACCGAGATACCGCACACTTCGGGCGAATCGGATGCCGAACCGGTCGGCGGTAACGGGGGATCGGACCACGGGAGGCCCGCACGGGTGGATGGAGCGGACGGAGACGCCGATGGCCGGTCGGTGGCCGGGGCGGAAGCGAACCTGGGAGAAGACGGCATTGGCGAGATCGACTTTCGACGGCGGATAACGCGTGCCGGGTCTCGATGACGCTGGTGAGCCCGAGAAATGCGAACTCTAGCAGGTGTACTGGGCGCGGCGCGGGTAGATCCGGTTGCGCGTCATTACGGTCGCGGAGCCGCTCGGAAACGGTAGGGTCTGGGACCCGTGGCGGATGGTCGAGCCGATGATCGGCGGGATGTGCTCCGATGGGGGCTGGTGTGCGCGGCGGGAGTGCTCGCCGCCTACGTCGCTGTCCTACTGGCGAATTCCCGGCATTTCTACACCGACGACACCGAATCCCAGTACGCGCCGCTGTGGGTGATGATCGGCCGCCGGCTGCGGGACGGGAAATTCCCTGTCATGGTGCCCGAACACTGGTTGGCCGGTAACTATGCGATCGAAGAGGCCGGACTGCTCAACCCGCCGCAACTGCTGATCGACCTGGTCGCGGTCTCGGTGGACGATCTCGCGCTGTACGCGACCGCGGTCAAATTGCTGTTCGCGGTGATCCTCGGGCTCGGCGTGTACCGGGTCTGCCTCGGCTACGGGGGTCGTCCGGCCTGGTCGGCGGTCGCCGGAGTCGCCCTTCCGTTCAGCGGTTTCCTGCTGTTCTTCGACGCCGCCAGCTGGATGACCGCGTTCACCGGAACCGCCTGGCTGGTCCACGCCTGGGCGT
This genomic window contains:
- the rffA gene encoding dTDP-4-amino-4,6-dideoxygalactose transaminase, whose product is MSDRIIFSRPYRSAAELANVTAVLDSDHCHGDGPFTAAASAKLAEITGSPHVLLTTSCTHALELAALLLELGPGDEVIVPSFAFTSAAAAFAVHGATCVFVDIDETTGNIDPQAAAAAVTDHTKAIVVMHYGGVAADMAALQRLADRHAIALIEDNAHGLGGTWRGRALGTLGTLGTQSFHDTKNVHCGEGGALLLSDEILMGRAEIIREKGTDRARFLRGKVDKYTWQDIGSSYLPSELNAAVLDAQLAEFHTIQRARHRVWHTYAAGLGAWAAEQGVVPMTVPPDRRHTAHLFYLRMPSEEERDGLIRHLAGRGIVAPFHYVPLDSSAAGLKYGRTPVPCTRSARFAATIVRLPLWPMLTGDQLDRILEAVTDYRCGSGRAADPPTCHSRAAPVSVSTS
- a CDS encoding glycosyltransferase codes for the protein MCGISVVVPVYRGEQTIAELVRELHTLAAPTETPGGLRFRVDEIVLVHDHGPDRSDLALQRLAREYPRVRVIWLSRNYGQDAATIAGMAAARGSWVVTMDEDGQHDPGDIAAFLDAAYRERADLVYSRPTNTRPHGPLRNLTSRGAKLVLATLFAFPASTRFESYRLIRGDIGRRLAEVAGNGAYLDVALTWVVGRTATVPVRLRTEGRAESGYNYRRLFSLFWKMVLCTGTRGLRLVSLLGVTLALAGAVLAGLIIYSALAGDGGDPEGWASIVVVTLLCSGAVLFSLGLIAEYLGVVLHILVGKPLYLTVESPTPRPPDEVPRSTVRQPAEAAAR
- a CDS encoding AMP-binding protein, with protein sequence MKLSVRDLAGSARRVLSTAQNGLEVIRFGGLGRDTESSPFEIAERRPMYRLRRYFPCATGGGPVALFVPPLMVSADIWDVNGDDGAVGILHRSGVDCWVIDFGSPSAEEGGWKRDLADHVLAVNSAIDTVCAATGRNVHLMGYSQGGMFAYQTAAYRAGKGIASIVTFGSPVDIVAGMPLGLPHDAVSDLVDFAADHVVPRLPITDRMVRIGFQMLDPVKTAKARIDFLRQLHDREALLPKERQRRFLASEGWIGYAGPAAADLLKQFVVHNRMMLGGFVIRDQPISLADLKCPILAFVGEVDEIGQPAAVRGIVRAAPRAEVYESTVVSGHFGLVAGSVATRFTWPQVRDWVGWVDGSNPLPEEIVPMSEHVPAGAPRTALLRAVHTVAALAEAGAEIGRTIEHIAGNTLRGSVGVVEGAARTLPRLTRLGTIEPQTRISIGGLMAEQARRSPGGECFLFDDRVHTHAAVDIRIDNVVRGLISVGIRPASRVGVVMETRPSALVTLAALSRIGAVAVLMAPESDLSAALEQTGTTILVSDPENVRHAVATGARVLVLGGGDARGLAVSGATDLVDLEQIDPEQVRVPGWYRPNPGRARELAFILVAGGGDRLEVKYITNHRWALSAFGTATAADLDHKDTVYCLAPLHHSSGLLVSLGGAIAGGSRIALARSLDPAQFAEEVHRYGVTVVTYTWTMLRDILDAEVFPEGHAHPIRLFIGSGMPPGLWRRTLEQFAPARVLEFYASIEGDVVLANVPGVKFGCKGRPVPGTARVELVAYAPETGQVLVDENGYARRCADNEVGLLIGSAGATVDLSLGGLRGVFEPEDSWLPTENLFRRDSDGDYWLVDRIDTVIGTRRGPVFTQPIVDVLNDIAAVDMEVAYGLPARDSVLAVAAVSVRPGFRLEPADVTEALRSLAPDQRPDLVYVVDDIARSPWFRPSAHAVQAAGGPQPGPLTWWYDPASESYEVLTETGAARL